The following coding sequences lie in one Sedimentibacter sp. MB35-C1 genomic window:
- a CDS encoding LA2681 family HEPN domain-containing protein, with product MNLHNEIVKLKTVFDLHTDNGDVEGLKKSIFSAMELLDNPLISNMDMLSLNYSIATAYADIESLVFDNLSHPELEELQENYIYYYRAALDNIQSVSVDTNGLFQQLYTNAGNAYSRVGRVLEAMRLYDIASSKYGMFPMALGNKGIAAHKLSLFTYDPNHSHIFNHFAHFCLTEALKHREYLDLHGNAAKYFESIKMTIEQRYPPDFIENPLNLGDYTFGKTKKEQNYRKWATMETLFLNELNDIMTAPIVATDYLHLPSMIYTSETEQWKFHYGLFNQIKQEYVSARYLFYDGMQDRKSAQLADREVLQIEIDMDVHSHSDYSIRTAFRTLYSILDRIAFFMNEYFSLGIPLDRVSFRSIWNTKEGTTNPLLTLCENNDMLNAIYWLSKDVYEKNYRRTTKPASKEFDTIRNRMEHRYAVSTLEEIPTSDDYTYRISTVSLYEKTLELMQFIRETIIYLSFAIHIEESRKREKAKEQGKVIPQFQTTVMPDICK from the coding sequence ATGAATTTACACAATGAGATTGTAAAATTAAAGACAGTATTTGATTTGCATACTGATAATGGAGATGTAGAAGGCTTAAAAAAATCTATTTTTTCGGCAATGGAATTGCTTGATAACCCCTTAATATCCAACATGGATATGTTGAGCCTAAACTATTCCATAGCAACTGCCTATGCTGATATTGAAAGTTTGGTTTTTGATAATCTTTCACACCCTGAATTAGAAGAACTACAAGAAAATTATATCTATTACTATCGTGCCGCACTCGATAATATTCAATCTGTCAGTGTAGATACCAACGGTCTTTTTCAACAGTTATATACTAATGCCGGTAATGCTTATAGTAGGGTAGGTCGCGTATTGGAAGCCATGCGTTTATATGATATAGCTTCGTCAAAATACGGAATGTTTCCTATGGCGCTCGGAAATAAAGGAATTGCTGCACATAAGCTATCACTTTTTACTTATGACCCAAATCATAGCCATATTTTTAACCATTTTGCCCATTTTTGCTTGACCGAAGCATTAAAACATAGGGAATATTTGGATTTGCATGGAAATGCGGCAAAATACTTTGAGAGTATTAAAATGACTATTGAGCAACGATACCCCCCTGATTTTATTGAGAATCCATTGAATTTAGGTGATTATACTTTTGGTAAAACAAAAAAAGAACAAAATTATAGGAAATGGGCTACGATGGAAACCTTATTTTTGAATGAGCTAAACGACATAATGACCGCTCCTATCGTGGCAACAGATTATCTTCATTTGCCTAGCATGATTTATACTTCCGAGACAGAACAATGGAAATTTCACTATGGATTATTTAATCAAATAAAACAAGAATATGTTTCTGCACGTTACTTGTTTTATGATGGTATGCAGGACAGAAAAAGTGCTCAACTGGCAGATAGAGAAGTTTTACAAATTGAAATTGATATGGACGTACATTCTCACAGTGACTATTCCATCAGAACAGCATTTCGTACTTTATATTCTATACTTGATAGAATAGCTTTCTTCATGAATGAGTATTTTTCTTTAGGAATACCTTTAGACAGGGTATCATTTAGGAGTATTTGGAATACCAAAGAGGGCACAACTAATCCACTATTAACACTTTGTGAAAACAATGATATGCTCAACGCTATTTACTGGCTCTCCAAAGACGTTTATGAAAAGAACTACCGTCGCACAACAAAGCCGGCAAGTAAGGAATTTGATACGATTAGAAATCGGATGGAACACAGATACGCAGTATCGACATTAGAAGAAATACCTACAAGCGACGATTACACCTATCGCATCAGCACCGTATCTCTATATGAAAAAACGCTTGAGCTAATGCAATTCATAAGAGAAACAATAATCTATCTTTCGTTTGCCATACACATCGAGGAAAGTAGGAAAAGAGAAAAGGCGAAAGAACAAGGGAAAGTTATCCCACAATTTCAAACTACTGTTATGCCGGATATATGCAAATAA
- a CDS encoding helix-turn-helix domain-containing protein: MKQEKIKYDFKAFGQAIKEARKTKGISRNELADQMHIAPRYIASIENSGQHPSLQIFYELVTLLDVSVDQFFFPNKETDKSTQRRQPDSLLDDMRDKGLRIVTVTAKEIKEVETENE; this comes from the coding sequence ATGAAGCAAGAAAAAATCAAATACGACTTTAAGGCTTTTGGTCAAGCCATAAAAGAAGCGCGAAAAACAAAAGGAATATCGAGGAACGAGTTAGCAGACCAAATGCACATAGCCCCCCGATATATTGCGTCCATTGAAAATAGCGGACAGCACCCAAGCCTACAAATCTTCTATGAGCTTGTTACTCTTTTAGATGTATCGGTAGACCAATTCTTTTTTCCAAACAAGGAAACAGACAAATCCACGCAGCGCAGACAGCCTGACAGTCTGCTTGATGATATGAGAGATAAAGGATTGCGGATAGTCACTGTCACGGCAAAAGAGATTAAGGAAGTCGAAACAGAGAACGAATGA
- a CDS encoding BlaI/MecI/CopY family transcriptional regulator: MINFQKLSETEMEVMQIIWASDHPITSGELLDIFAQQKGKEWKGQTIATFLARLVEKGVLTSIKQGRANIYKPRISPEEYRSHEAKSLLETLYEGSVKNFLTTLYDGKELTKDEMTELRRWFAEKAGEKNE, from the coding sequence ATGATTAATTTTCAAAAACTATCAGAAACGGAAATGGAAGTGATGCAGATTATCTGGGCTTCCGACCATCCCATTACATCCGGCGAACTGCTTGACATTTTTGCACAGCAAAAGGGCAAGGAGTGGAAAGGGCAAACAATTGCAACCTTTCTTGCAAGGCTGGTTGAAAAGGGTGTCCTGACTTCCATAAAACAAGGTCGGGCGAATATTTATAAGCCTCGCATATCGCCGGAAGAATATCGGAGCCATGAAGCAAAGAGCCTATTGGAAACTTTGTATGAGGGTTCGGTTAAAAACTTCCTGACAACGCTCTATGACGGCAAGGAGTTGACGAAAGATGAAATGACCGAATTAAGGCGCTGGTTCGCAGAAAAGGCAGGTGAAAAGAATGAATAA
- a CDS encoding M23/M56 family metallopeptidase, producing the protein MNNLFSNLLAMSIAGSVVVVLMLLLRPVTAKIFPAKWQYGIGKMAIAFFLLPVFLFAGKFPFVQPVIESYPAEPPIIQKAPPTLPSNGFVDTMDTLVEKHLTFELTQAILFIWFVGAMVFAGWHFYCYRRFSKQLRTDSFPVSEDTTTAVLLSSCKVALGIHSEVKLMMNPKIKSPMLVGLRNPMILLPTSNMRELDLKLVLTHELMHLKHKDIWVKMLALLAGTVHWFNPLAHVLRKDISTWGELSCDEALACDMSNEERKHYGEAILNTLDNHSSMNTAFYSPLCESKKHIERRLIRLLNVKKTKKYIVVLAVVVILVIGVTGLALASSSTGNDIGNVSNVGVDNVSNVSVDKQDDSNMDGKYLWPVTGYDRITAAYGSRMHPIKKEVMFHNGIDVSAPEGTSVFAANKGTVVEIEDNETDGNYIILNHGGGIQTFYSVLFGFAEGLAEGDTVQQGDVIGYVGSTGEATGNHLHFSLIIDDEYIDPMSVFSSED; encoded by the coding sequence ATGAATAATCTGTTTTCAAATCTCCTTGCCATGTCTATTGCGGGAAGTGTAGTTGTCGTGTTAATGTTGTTGCTTCGACCTGTAACGGCGAAAATCTTCCCTGCAAAGTGGCAATACGGAATTGGGAAAATGGCAATTGCTTTTTTTCTCCTGCCCGTTTTCCTCTTTGCCGGAAAGTTCCCTTTTGTTCAGCCTGTCATAGAAAGCTATCCCGCCGAACCGCCTATCATTCAGAAAGCACCACCAACATTACCATCAAACGGTTTTGTGGACACAATGGATACTCTGGTGGAGAAGCATTTGACGTTTGAATTGACACAAGCTATTTTGTTCATTTGGTTTGTGGGTGCGATGGTATTTGCCGGATGGCATTTCTATTGCTACCGCAGGTTTTCTAAACAGCTTCGGACTGACAGCTTTCCCGTATCTGAGGATACCACAACCGCTGTCCTGCTTTCTTCATGCAAAGTAGCGTTAGGTATTCACAGCGAAGTAAAACTTATGATGAACCCGAAAATCAAAAGCCCTATGCTTGTGGGGTTACGCAACCCCATGATATTGCTGCCAACCTCAAACATGCGGGAACTTGACTTGAAACTTGTCTTGACCCATGAGTTAATGCACTTGAAACACAAGGATATATGGGTAAAAATGCTTGCTTTGCTTGCTGGAACCGTGCATTGGTTTAACCCCCTTGCCCATGTTCTACGCAAGGATATAAGCACATGGGGCGAGTTGTCCTGCGACGAGGCATTGGCATGTGATATGTCCAATGAGGAAAGAAAACATTATGGCGAAGCCATCTTGAACACGCTGGATAACCATTCCAGCATGAACACAGCTTTTTATTCTCCCTTATGCGAGAGCAAGAAGCACATTGAAAGGAGATTGATAAGATTGTTGAACGTTAAGAAAACGAAGAAGTATATTGTGGTTTTAGCTGTTGTAGTAATCCTCGTAATCGGCGTTACAGGATTGGCATTGGCTTCCAGTTCTACAGGGAACGACATTGGCAATGTTAGCAATGTTGGTGTTGATAATGTTAGCAATGTTAGCGTTGATAAACAGGACGATAGCAATATGGACGGGAAATATCTATGGCCTGTAACGGGGTATGATCGTATCACCGCCGCATATGGTTCACGCATGCATCCCATAAAGAAGGAAGTGATGTTTCATAACGGGATTGATGTTTCGGCACCCGAAGGCACATCTGTATTTGCCGCCAATAAGGGAACAGTCGTCGAGATAGAAGATAATGAAACAGATGGTAATTATATCATTTTGAATCACGGCGGCGGCATTCAGACTTTTTACTCGGTATTGTTTGGATTTGCAGAAGGTCTTGCAGAGGGCGATACCGTGCAACAAGGCGACGTTATCGGCTATGTTGGCTCGACTGGCGAAGCAACAGGCAATCATCTACACTTTAGCTTGATTATTGACGATGAGTACATTGATCCGATGAGCGTTTTTTCATCGGAGGATTGA